A stretch of Porites lutea chromosome 5, jaPorLute2.1, whole genome shotgun sequence DNA encodes these proteins:
- the LOC140936835 gene encoding cotranscriptional regulator ARB2A homolog isoform X1: MNNKVLLILIATFQTSCIRGLEDSCDANSEKDCQMSESTEPSENNDGMGQYFCSSKKETSFPETLEGFGYEFNAEGEMRNLKTGEPFKFEVKEGDRAYNQKHYEALGEVITEYVYKLLEEEVKLKKHFVPVDAEENEDKSFFFMSDDALTCDKLMILIHGSGVVRAGQWARRLIINDNLSCGTMLPYIKRASEEGYGVLITNGNENYVRKNKKRITIRGSESPERHFVYVCEHFISKAAAQKIVVVAHSYGGVVIVEGLQQCKELQEKVKAVAFTDSVHSLVHQKASKKFIKWMRKNSRNWVSSDRPLDTPIQSLYKGADCDLVSAGTIRHELTSHFAFDSVFKFFDEKINSAPNTGSDVSEDSEQEADASSQNNMDSDEVPEKTSTNNMDASVDHPDEKPSENKKDSGADDVDANSQTKEDNPQSQPDDSQMETDI, from the exons ATGAATAATAAAGTACTTTTGATTTTGATTGCCACATTTCAG ACTTCCTGTATCAGAGGCTTGGAGGACTCGTGTGATGCAAACAGTGAAAAAGACTGTCAAATGTCAGAATCAACGGAGCCCTCGGAAAACAACGACGGCATGGGGCAAT ATTTTTGTTCAAGCAAGAAGGAAACTTCTTTTCCAGAAACATTAGAGGGGTTTGGGTATGAGTTCAACGCAG AAGGAGAGATGCGGAACTTAAAAACTGGCGAGCCATTCAAATTTGAAGTCAAAGAAGGTGACAGAGCCTATAATCAAAAACATTATGAAGCACTTGGAGAG GTGATTACTGAGTATGTTTACAAATTACTAGAGGAAGAGGTCAAGCTAAAGAAGCATTTTGTTCCT GTTGATGCAGAGGAAAATGAAGACAAGAGTTTCTTCTTCATGAGTGATGATGCTTTGACATGTGACAAGTTGATGATTCTTATTCATGGGAGTGGCGTTGTGAGGGCAGGACAGTGGGCCAGAAG GTTAATTATCAACGACAATTTGAGTTGTGGAACAATGTTGCCGTACATCAAGAGAGCTAGTGAG GAGGGATATGGAGTGCTTATCacaaatggaaatgaaaattatgtgcggaaaaacaagaaaagaattaCCATTAGA ggCAGTGAATCTCCTGAAAGGCACTTTGTCTATGTTTGTGAgcactttatttcaaaagcaGCAGCCCAAAAAATAGTTGTGGTGGCTCATAGTTATGGAGGAGTTGTCATTGTTGAAGGA CTGCAACAATGTAAAGAACTACAAGAAAAGGTGAAAGCTGTTGCATTTACAGATTCTGTGCACAGTCTGGTACACCAGAAGGCAAGCAAGAAGTTTATCAAGTGGATGAGAAAG AATTCTCGTAACTGGGTGTCTTCTGATCGTCCTTTGGACACTCCTATTCAGTCCTTGTATAAAGGAGCAGATTGTGATTTGGTGTCAGCTG GCACAATAAGGCATGAGCTCACTTCACATTTTGCATTTGATTCGGTCTTCAAGTTCTTTGATGAGAAGATAAATTCAGCCCCAAATACTGGGTCAGATGTCTCAGAAGATAGTGAACAAGAGGCAGATGCCAGCTCACAGAATAATATGGACTCTGATGAAGTTCCAGAAAAAACTTCTACTAACAACATGGATGCTTCTGTAGATCATCCTGATGAAAAACCATCAGAAAACAAGAAGGATTCTGGTGCAGATGACGTAGATGCCAACTCCCAGACCAAGGAGGACAACCCTCAGAGTCAACCTGATGACTCTCAAATGGAGACTGACATCTAA
- the LOC140936835 gene encoding cotranscriptional regulator ARB2A homolog isoform X2, with protein sequence MNNKTSCIRGLEDSCDANSEKDCQMSESTEPSENNDGMGQYFCSSKKETSFPETLEGFGYEFNAEGEMRNLKTGEPFKFEVKEGDRAYNQKHYEALGEVITEYVYKLLEEEVKLKKHFVPVDAEENEDKSFFFMSDDALTCDKLMILIHGSGVVRAGQWARRLIINDNLSCGTMLPYIKRASEEGYGVLITNGNENYVRKNKKRITIRGSESPERHFVYVCEHFISKAAAQKIVVVAHSYGGVVIVEGLQQCKELQEKVKAVAFTDSVHSLVHQKASKKFIKWMRKNSRNWVSSDRPLDTPIQSLYKGADCDLVSAGTIRHELTSHFAFDSVFKFFDEKINSAPNTGSDVSEDSEQEADASSQNNMDSDEVPEKTSTNNMDASVDHPDEKPSENKKDSGADDVDANSQTKEDNPQSQPDDSQMETDI encoded by the exons ATGAATAATAAA ACTTCCTGTATCAGAGGCTTGGAGGACTCGTGTGATGCAAACAGTGAAAAAGACTGTCAAATGTCAGAATCAACGGAGCCCTCGGAAAACAACGACGGCATGGGGCAAT ATTTTTGTTCAAGCAAGAAGGAAACTTCTTTTCCAGAAACATTAGAGGGGTTTGGGTATGAGTTCAACGCAG AAGGAGAGATGCGGAACTTAAAAACTGGCGAGCCATTCAAATTTGAAGTCAAAGAAGGTGACAGAGCCTATAATCAAAAACATTATGAAGCACTTGGAGAG GTGATTACTGAGTATGTTTACAAATTACTAGAGGAAGAGGTCAAGCTAAAGAAGCATTTTGTTCCT GTTGATGCAGAGGAAAATGAAGACAAGAGTTTCTTCTTCATGAGTGATGATGCTTTGACATGTGACAAGTTGATGATTCTTATTCATGGGAGTGGCGTTGTGAGGGCAGGACAGTGGGCCAGAAG GTTAATTATCAACGACAATTTGAGTTGTGGAACAATGTTGCCGTACATCAAGAGAGCTAGTGAG GAGGGATATGGAGTGCTTATCacaaatggaaatgaaaattatgtgcggaaaaacaagaaaagaattaCCATTAGA ggCAGTGAATCTCCTGAAAGGCACTTTGTCTATGTTTGTGAgcactttatttcaaaagcaGCAGCCCAAAAAATAGTTGTGGTGGCTCATAGTTATGGAGGAGTTGTCATTGTTGAAGGA CTGCAACAATGTAAAGAACTACAAGAAAAGGTGAAAGCTGTTGCATTTACAGATTCTGTGCACAGTCTGGTACACCAGAAGGCAAGCAAGAAGTTTATCAAGTGGATGAGAAAG AATTCTCGTAACTGGGTGTCTTCTGATCGTCCTTTGGACACTCCTATTCAGTCCTTGTATAAAGGAGCAGATTGTGATTTGGTGTCAGCTG GCACAATAAGGCATGAGCTCACTTCACATTTTGCATTTGATTCGGTCTTCAAGTTCTTTGATGAGAAGATAAATTCAGCCCCAAATACTGGGTCAGATGTCTCAGAAGATAGTGAACAAGAGGCAGATGCCAGCTCACAGAATAATATGGACTCTGATGAAGTTCCAGAAAAAACTTCTACTAACAACATGGATGCTTCTGTAGATCATCCTGATGAAAAACCATCAGAAAACAAGAAGGATTCTGGTGCAGATGACGTAGATGCCAACTCCCAGACCAAGGAGGACAACCCTCAGAGTCAACCTGATGACTCTCAAATGGAGACTGACATCTAA
- the LOC140936367 gene encoding mitogen-activated protein kinase 4-like, whose product MSEEANSDFLGPNFTNTKLVGTGGSGAVYSAIDVETDQRVALKRLLVRDRMSCKTALREVKILKKLEHENILKLTKVVDSEGYAFQDGAAENFKEATELFLVEELLDNDLHRILESKGKLREDYVKLFLYQLLRGLKYIHSSNVVHRDIKPSNILVDSETLLLTIGDFGRSRILDPAYSHNGYLTHGISTLWYKSPELLLNSSIYDSSVDIWAAGCVFAEMLLGKPLFEGQHEIDQLELILDSVCLTEEEWLKLRPQIPEKTAMAKTENQGSPLGSKFSYVDIQALDLLVKMLKFNPDKRISAEEALSHPYLHQYSFPCDEPICLEPLHIEDEIGDYEECMLKGWIFEECLSMDNSVDTTEHAPVPKEVVVETDSSSEVMSLKDFMADSGESDPIILDHVEARSFSGERYEQKYRDDVVERLGLESKKEGLETLSAAFKIQASLKGTTEILDPAKTVIDLQHARIPSSVFLDSVFGKAYLQENVNFTCKKNVFNGPFGLCYF is encoded by the exons ATGTCAGAAGAAGCGAATTCCGATTTTCTTGGTCCTAATTTCACGAACACGAAACTTGTGGGAACCGGTGGCAGCGGCGCTGTCTATTCAGCGATCGATGTGGAAACAGACCAACGCGTTGCCCTGAAAAGACTTCTTGTTCGAGACCGAATGAGTTGTAAAACAGCTCTGAGAGAAGTTAAAATCTTGAAGAAATTAGAGCACGAAAATATATTGAAATTAACAAAAGTTGTGGACTCCGAGGGCTATGCGTTTCAAGACGGCGCGGCAGAAAATTTCAAAGAGGCAACGGAACTCTTTCTTGTAGAAGAACTGCTCGATAACGATCTTCATCGCATTCTGGAAAGCAAAGGAAAGCTACGAGAAGATTACgttaaactgtttttgtatCAACTGCTCCGAGGACTTAAATACATTCATTCTAGTAATGTAGTTCACAGAGACATTAAACCAAGCAATATTTTAGTAGACTCGGAGACTCTTCTGCTGACCATAGGCGACTTTGGCCGTTCTCGAATTCTAGACCCGGCTTATTCGCATAACGGCTATCTCACGCACGGTATATCCACATTATGGTATAAATCTCCTGAACTGCTGTTAAATTCTTCGATTTACGATAGTTCGGTGGACATCTGGGCCGCTGGTTGTGTTTTTGCCGAGATGCTGTTGGGTAAACCCTTGTTCGAAGGGCAGCATGAAATTGACCAACTCGAACTGATCCTCGACTCTGTTTGCCTCACGGAGGAAGAGTGGTTAAAACTTAGACCCCAAATTCCTGAAAAGACGGCAATGGCGAAGACAGAAAATCAAGGATCGCCCTTAGGAAGCAAGTTTTCCTACGTAGATATTCAAG CTCTTGATCTGCTGGTTAAAATGTTGAAGTTCAACCCAGACAAAAGAATCAGTGCTGAGGAGGCTCTGTCACATCCGTACCTACACCAGTATTCATTTCCTTGTGATGAACCAATCTGTTTGGAACCCCTGCATATAGAGGATGAGATAGGAGATTATGAGGAATGCATGCTGAAAGGCTGGATATTTGAAGAGTGCCTTTCCATGGACAATTCTGTAGACACCACAGAACATGCCCCAGTGCCTAAAGAAGTAGTTGTAGAAACCGACAGTTCAAGTGAAGTTATGTCCTTAAAAGACTTTATGGCAGATTCTGGAGAATCAGATCCCATTATACTCGATCATGTTGAGGCGCGGTCGTTCAGTGGGGAGCGTTATGAACAGAAGTACAGAGATGATGTAGTGGAACGATTAGGATTAGAAAGCAAGAAAGAAGGACTTGAAACTCTGTCTGCTGCATTTAAAATCCAAGCATCCTTAAAGGGAACAACAGAAATTTTAGATCCAGCAAAGACTGTTATTGATCTGCAACATGCCCGCATACCATCTTCAGTGTTTTTAGATAGTGTGTTTGGAAAGGCATATCTTcaagaaaatgtcaattttacttgtaagaaaaatgtctttaatGGTCCATTTGGTCTGTGTTATTTTTAA
- the LOC140936954 gene encoding zinc transporter ZIP3-like, whose translation MEHEIIKAIAIAILFSLTLLAGLLPLKFRGSHTGARQRFLSCCNCFAGGVFFATCMLDLLPMIREKYQQAFNLADVHTVFPVAEFTTCIGFFLVLTVEQIVHTLHDSPLLLDSHGSHDQRQPLLGKDFKEQEGFLIRSSSSAASSAPVQGRRAGESSLRVYILIVALSLHSVFEGIALGLITDVERLAQIAGAIVIHKSIIAFSLGVSLVQHVMPSKTVVKSAILFSIMGPLGVGIGMAVLNNSSQLSSSLSSGILQGIANGTFLFVTFFEIFQRELEAHGNRLLKVLFTVMGYSVVTALLYYANVLEHNSPNIKPHVETAINSTATPRHFI comes from the coding sequence ATGGAGCACGAAATCATCAAAGCAATCGCGatcgccattttgttttcactgaCTCTCTTGGCCGGTCTTCTTCCGTTGAAATTTCGGGGATCGCATACGGGGGCAAGGCAACGATTCTTGAGCTGCTGTAACTGTTTCGCTGGAGGAGTTTTCTTTGCAACGTGCATGTTAGACTTGCTACCGATGATCAGAGAGAAATACCAGCAAGCTTTCAACTTGGCCGATGTGCACACGGTTTTTCCCGTAGCAGAGTTTACTACCTGCATTGGATTCTTCCTAGTCTTGACCGTTGAGCAGATCGTTCACACATTACACGATTCTCCACTGCTACTCGATTCGCATGGGAGCCATGATCAACGGCAACCACTTTTGGGCAAGGATTTTAAAGAGCAAGAAGGGTTTCTGATCAGGTCGAGCTCTTCAGCGGCGAGCAGCGCCCCTGTCCAAGGTCGTCGTGCTGGAGAATCAAGTTTGAGAGTTTACATTCTGATTGTCGCTTTATCACTGCACTCAGTTTTCGAAGGTATTGCCCTTGGATTGATCACCGACGTGGAGCGTTTAGCGCAGATAGCTGGAGCTATCGTGATCCACAAATCGATTATTGCATTTTCGCTGGGGGTGAGCCTAGTTCAACACGTGATGCCGTCGAAAACCGTCGTCAAATCTGCAATTCTCTTTTCCATCATGGGACCTTTAGGTGTGGGCATTGGCATGGCTGTACTAAATAACTCTTCACAGCTTTCAAGCAGTTTATCGTCGGGGATTTTGCAAGGGATCGCTAATGGAACATTTCTGTTCGTGACTTTCTTTGAAATCTTTCAGCGAGAGCTTGAAGCTCACGGCAATCGGCTTCTAAAAGTGCTATTCACGGTCATGGGTTATTCAGTGGTAACTGCTCTCTTGTATTACGCAAATGTTTTAGAGCATAACAGCCCCAACATAAAGCCTCATGTAGAAACGGCCATTAATTCTACTGCAACACCGAGACATTTCATCTGA